The DNA region GCTCGGGACGAGGCTGCGGGCTTCCGCCACGATTTCCACCCGTTCCGGCACGATGTTGGTGGCAACCCCGCCATTGATCATCCCGATATTGGCGGTTGTCTCTGCGTCGATGCGGCCGAGCTTCATCCGCGAGATCGCCATGCTGGCCAGCTTGATGGCCGAAATCCCCGCTTCCGGATTGACCCCCGCATGCGCCGTTTTGCCATGGATGACCACTTCCAGTTTGGCTTGCGAAGGACCCTGGGTGACAATTTTGCCGATCGGTCCGTTGCTGTCAAACGCGAATCCGTAATCCACGTCTTTCAGCAACTCCCCGTTCAAATGGCGCGACCCCAACAACCCGATCTCTTCTCCGATCGTGAACAACAGTACCAGATTGCCGTGCGGCAGCTGCTGTTCCTTCAGAACGCGCACCATTTCCAGGATCGCCGCCACGCCCGCCTTGTCGTCCGCCCCCAAAACGGTGGAGCCATCCGATGTGATCCGGTCTTCATGAACTTGCGGCTTGATTCCCTTGCCCGGTTGCACGGTGTCCATATGGCAGGTAAACAGAATGGTGGGCTTGTCGGCATCGCCTTTTACTCGAAAAATCAGGTTGCCCGCATTGCCGCCCACTTTTTCCCCTGTGTCGTCTTCGTAAACTTCGCATCCGTACGGTTTCAGCTTGGCAATCAATGCATCCGCCATCTGCCGCTCTTCCCGCGAATGGCTGTCGATTTGCACCAGTTCCATAAATTCTTGAATCAATCGATCGCGATTGACGGTTACCATGTCGTTCGCCCCCTGTTCTGTTTGACGGCATCCCGATAGGAACTTCCCCGGTCGCCTTCCCGATCGTACAGGTAGGCCAAACGCGCCTGTTGGCTGTCGAGCTGGGAAGTTACACGGGTCGCAATCTGCAACCTGCGCCCCGACTCGCGCCAAGCAGAACGCTCCCTGCCCGACTGTACAAACGTGGTCTCATAACGTTTCAACGGGCGCCAAAACCAATCTTCGGGAATCGCCTCGTCCACCGCCGTTTGCTGCTTGTCCTGTTGCTTCACATCCTGTTCGCGAACTGCCATCGTTGCCCCTCCCCATCAAAGCGGGATATTGCCGTGCTTTTTCGGCGGTCTCGTCTCCCGCTTGTTGCGCAGGATATGTAACGCCTCTTTCAGCTTGCGCCTCGTTTCACGCGGATCGATCACGTCGTCGACCATACCGGCTGCGGCCGCCACGTATGGGTTAGCAAATTTTTCCTTGTATTCGGCGATCTTTGCCGCCCTAGTCGCGGCCGGATCGGGACTTTCCGCGATCTCTTTGGCAAAAATGATGTTGGCCGCGCCCTCCGGCCCCATCACCGCCACTTCGCCGGTCGGCCAGGAATAGACGAGATCGGCGCCGATCGCCTTCGAGTTCATCGCCACGTACGCGCCTCCGTACGCCTTGCGCAGAATCACCGTAATCTTCGGCACAGTCGCTTCCGAGTAGGCATACAGAATTTTCGCCCCATGCCGGATAATCCCGCCGTGTTCCTGTTTGACGCCGGGGATAAAGCCGGTCACATCCTCAAACGTGATCAGCGGGATGTTAAATGAATCACAGAAGCGGATGAACCGGGCGATTTTGTCGGACGAATCGATATCGAGGCCGCCCGCCATAAATTTCGGCTGATTGGCCACAATCCCGACCGCCTGTCCGTCGATGCGGGCGAACCCGATCACCGCATTTTTCGCAAAAGCGGCCTGTACCTCCATGAAATCGCCGTGATCCACAACCAGCCGGATCACATCCCGTACATCATACACCTTCGTACTGTCCACCGGAACCACATCCATCAGTTCCTCGATCCACCCGTCATCGTCGGGCGCTGCCACCTGCGGCGGATCCTCCATGTTGTTTTCCGGCAGGAACGACAGCAGACGCCGCACCTCGTTCAGCACTTCCTCTTCCGACCGACCGGTAAAATGGGCCACGCCTGACACGCTGGAATGCACTCGCGCCCCGCCCAGGTTCTCCGACGTAATTTTTTCGCCCGTTACCGTCTCGATCACCTTCGGACCGGTGATAAACATTTGCGACGTGTTCTCCACCATAAAGATAAAATCGGTGATCGCCGGCGAATACACGGCGCCGCCCGCGCACGGCCCCATGATTACGGAGATTTGCGGCACCACGCCGGAATAGATCGCGTTCCGGTAAAAAATATGCCCGTACCCGTCGAGCGAAATCACGCCTTCCTGAATCCGGGCGCCGCCCGAATCGTTCAGGCCGATGATCGGGGCGCCGTTTTTCGCCGCCAGATCCATGATCGTCGTGATCTTCTTCGCGTGCATCTCGCCCAGCGCGCCGCCAAAAACGGTAAAGTCCTGGGCGAACACATAGACCACCCGGCCGTTGATTTTGCCCCAGCCGGTGACCACCCCTTCACCCGGCGCCTCGACTTCGTTCATGCCAAACAGGGATGAGCGGTGCTCGACGAACGGATTCAGCTCGCGAAACGTTCCCTCATCCAGCAGGATCTCCAGGCGTTCGCGGGCCGTCAGCTTGCCCTTGTCGTGCTGCTGGGCGATCCGTTTGTCGCCGCCGCCCAGTTCCACCCTGCGGCGGCGTTCTTCCATCTCCCTGATTTTGCTCTCCACTCGCACACAACCTCCCAACTCCTCCGCCGACGTGGCCGATCGATCGGCAGCGCCCGACACGCCGGTGGAACCATCTCATTTTTTCAAACCGGTCATTCAATCCGTTGGCAATACTCGATCAACACGCCAAACGTATCTTTCGGGTGCAGAAACGCGATCAGCTTGCCGTGGCCGCCCGGCCGCGGCTGTTCGTCGATCAGCCGGATGCCGGCCGCCTTCGCTTCCGCCAGCTTCGCTTCGATGTCGGGTACCGCATACGCCACGTGGTGGATACCCGGCCCTTTTTTCTGCAAAAAGACAGCGATCGGACTGTCCGGAGCGGTCGGCTCCAACAGCTCGACCGTGCTTTCTCCGACTTGCAGGAACACCGCCCGCACCTTTTGGTCTTCGATCACTTCTTCATGAATCACCTGCAGACCGATCGGTCCTTGGTACAAAGGCAACGCCTGTTCAATGCTCTCGACTGCGATGCCCAGATGGTCGATTTTCAGCGGAGCGGTCATGACACACTCCCCCGCTTCACATGCGCCCTGATAAAATCGACCGTCTCCGAAATCGGCGTTCCCGGCGTGAAAATCGCGGCCACCCCGGCCTCCTGCAGCTTCGGAATATCTTCCGCCGGGATCACACCGCCGCCGATCACCAAAATGTCATCCGCCCCCTGCTCTTTCAACAGACGCACGACCTCCGGGAACAATTCCATGTGGGCGCCCGACAGAGAAGAAAGGCCGATGCAATCGACGTCTTCCTGGATCGCCGCCGCCACGATTTGTTCCGGGGTCTGCCGCAAGCCGGTGTAGATCACTTCCATCCCGGCGTCGCGCAGCCCCTGCGCAATCACCAGGGCGCCGCGGTCATGGCAGTCCAGACCGGGCTTTGCCACCAATACGCGAATTTTATGTTCCATCTCATTCTCCCCTTTTTCCGCAAACCGGTATCCGTATCGAAAACCAAGCCCTACGCGAGGCTGATTGAACGAGCGTTCAGTCGGTTAGGCAGCCCAAAACAGCCGATCAGAACAACGCAGGCCGATATTCGCCAAAGACAGATCGCAACACATTGCAAATCTCCCCGGTCGTCGCGTACACCCGGACCGCATCCAAAATATAAGGCATCAGATTGTCCTGTCCTTCCGCCGCTTGCTTCAGCGACTGCAACCGTTTCTGCACCTCTTCGTTGTTTCGTTCGGAACGCAGTTTTGCCAGCCGCTCCGCCTGAATCCGCCCCAGTTCCGGATTTACCCGCAGCAGTTCCGGCTGCGGCTCGTGATCCAGTTTAAACTTGTTGACACCGACCACAATCTGCTCGCCGGATTCGATCGCCTTCTGCGTCTGGTACGCCGCCTGCTGGATTTCCCGTTGCATGTAGCCCTGCTCGATCGCTGTCACGGCCCCGCCCAGATCGTCAATTTTCTCGATGTACTCCCAAACGCGCGCTTCGATCTCATCCGTCAACGCTTCGATGTAATAAGATCCGCCAAGCGGATCCACCGTATCCGCCACACCGCTTTCGTACGCGATAATCTGTTGCGTGCGCAGCGCGATTCTCGCCGATTCCTCGGTCGGCAGCGCCAACGCCTCATCGCGCGAATTGGTGTGCAAACTTTGCGTTCCGCCGAGGACGGCAGCCAGCGCCTGGATCGTCACCCGCACGATATTGTTGTCGGGCTGCTGCGCCGTCAGCGTCGATCCGCCCGTTTGCGTGTGGAAGCGGAGCTGCCAGGATTTCGGATTTTCCGCCTTGAACCGGTAGCGCATGATCTTCGCCCAGATCCGCCTTGCCGCACGGAATTTGGCGATCTCTTCGAAGAAATTGTTGTGGGCGTTGAAGAAAAACGACAGCCGCGGCGCGAACTTGTCAACCGGCAGTCCGGCGTCGATGGCCGCCTGCACATAGGCGATCGCGTTGGACAGCGTGAACGCCACTTCCTGCACGGCGGTGGAACCCGCCTCCCGGATGTGGTAGCCGGAAATCGAAATCGTGTTCCAGTTGGGCACTTTTTCCGCGCAGTATTCAAATATATTGGTGATCAGCCGCATCGAAGGCTTCGGCGGAAAAATGTACGTCCCCCGCGCCACATATTCTTTCAGAATGTCGTTCTGGATGGTGCCGCTCAACCGGTCGGGCGACACGCCCTGCTTTTCGCCGACGGCGATATACATCGCGAGCAGGACGGAAGCGGGCGCGTTGATCGTCATGGAAGTGCTGACCTTGTCCAGCGGAATCCCTTTGAACAGCGTCTCCATATCGGCCAGCGAGGAAATCGAAACGCC from Effusibacillus pohliae DSM 22757 includes:
- a CDS encoding M20/M25/M40 family metallo-hydrolase produces the protein MVTVNRDRLIQEFMELVQIDSHSREERQMADALIAKLKPYGCEVYEDDTGEKVGGNAGNLIFRVKGDADKPTILFTCHMDTVQPGKGIKPQVHEDRITSDGSTVLGADDKAGVAAILEMVRVLKEQQLPHGNLVLLFTIGEEIGLLGSRHLNGELLKDVDYGFAFDSNGPIGKIVTQGPSQAKLEVVIHGKTAHAGVNPEAGISAIKLASMAISRMKLGRIDAETTANIGMINGGVATNIVPERVEIVAEARSLVPSKLDAQLEHMKTTFEQVAAENGGRAEVKITRMYPAFRFGDDDQVVQIAKRAAQAIGVEPSTMSSGGGSDANNLNGLGVPTINIAIGYEKIHTVDEFIRLDDLEQAARFMVAITQQV
- a CDS encoding acyl-CoA carboxylase subunit beta; the encoded protein is MEERRRRVELGGGDKRIAQQHDKGKLTARERLEILLDEGTFRELNPFVEHRSSLFGMNEVEAPGEGVVTGWGKINGRVVYVFAQDFTVFGGALGEMHAKKITTIMDLAAKNGAPIIGLNDSGGARIQEGVISLDGYGHIFYRNAIYSGVVPQISVIMGPCAGGAVYSPAITDFIFMVENTSQMFITGPKVIETVTGEKITSENLGGARVHSSVSGVAHFTGRSEEEVLNEVRRLLSFLPENNMEDPPQVAAPDDDGWIEELMDVVPVDSTKVYDVRDVIRLVVDHGDFMEVQAAFAKNAVIGFARIDGQAVGIVANQPKFMAGGLDIDSSDKIARFIRFCDSFNIPLITFEDVTGFIPGVKQEHGGIIRHGAKILYAYSEATVPKITVILRKAYGGAYVAMNSKAIGADLVYSWPTGEVAVMGPEGAANIIFAKEIAESPDPAATRAAKIAEYKEKFANPYVAAAAGMVDDVIDPRETRRKLKEALHILRNKRETRPPKKHGNIPL
- the mce gene encoding methylmalonyl-CoA epimerase — its product is MTAPLKIDHLGIAVESIEQALPLYQGPIGLQVIHEEVIEDQKVRAVFLQVGESTVELLEPTAPDSPIAVFLQKKGPGIHHVAYAVPDIEAKLAEAKAAGIRLIDEQPRPGGHGKLIAFLHPKDTFGVLIEYCQRIE
- a CDS encoding cobalamin B12-binding domain-containing protein, giving the protein MEHKIRVLVAKPGLDCHDRGALVIAQGLRDAGMEVIYTGLRQTPEQIVAAAIQEDVDCIGLSSLSGAHMELFPEVVRLLKEQGADDILVIGGGVIPAEDIPKLQEAGVAAIFTPGTPISETVDFIRAHVKRGSVS
- a CDS encoding acyl-CoA mutase large subunit family protein, whose protein sequence is MSELQEKLEAWTEKVEKAISKVPERQERFVTSSDIEVNRLYTPKNGDEQEYLEKLGFPGEYPYTRGIQPTMYRGRYWTMRQYAGFGSAEETNERFRYLLEQGQTGLSTAFDLPTQIGYDADDPMARGEVGKVGVSISSLADMETLFKGIPLDKVSTSMTINAPASVLLAMYIAVGEKQGVSPDRLSGTIQNDILKEYVARGTYIFPPKPSMRLITNIFEYCAEKVPNWNTISISGYHIREAGSTAVQEVAFTLSNAIAYVQAAIDAGLPVDKFAPRLSFFFNAHNNFFEEIAKFRAARRIWAKIMRYRFKAENPKSWQLRFHTQTGGSTLTAQQPDNNIVRVTIQALAAVLGGTQSLHTNSRDEALALPTEESARIALRTQQIIAYESGVADTVDPLGGSYYIEALTDEIEARVWEYIEKIDDLGGAVTAIEQGYMQREIQQAAYQTQKAIESGEQIVVGVNKFKLDHEPQPELLRVNPELGRIQAERLAKLRSERNNEEVQKRLQSLKQAAEGQDNLMPYILDAVRVYATTGEICNVLRSVFGEYRPALF